One window from the genome of Haliaeetus albicilla chromosome 26, bHalAlb1.1, whole genome shotgun sequence encodes:
- the LOC104322712 gene encoding zinc finger CCCH domain-containing protein 11A-like isoform X2 — MSNQGDDCYFYFYSTCNKGDSCSFRHCEAALGNETVCTLWQEGRCFRNICRFRHMEIDKKRSEIPCYWENQPVGCQKSNCAFHHTKGRYVDGLFLPPSKTTLPSPPESAEDDVKMAQASLQQNKLSVQSNPSPQLRGVMKVENSENVPSPTHPPVVINAADDDEDDDDQLSEEGDETKTPVQQPATEANNGSRIISTRKCRANTKQEDNLNFGIKTLEEIKLKKLKEKTKKQEGPSGVSVPPLQSRAIPVPEKENVRTVVRTVTLSTKQGEEPVIQLNLGERMGKRKASVAGKSVLPLKRNLADRLGKKIEVLENADKAPKRVQVPRSLKERLGLPSEQSSTETEKAAKPAGEIHVKTLEEIRLERAHRRRGEPQVKPQAEGRCKTEDPSLGARPSPAVCVKTFSGSLAEKNHKRLEREKQKPEEFPTETKVESEPKKQSILAPSVPSQMRPAELTGKAKPAGEVRVKTLEEIKREKALRMQQSGGKVPAPPAQPEPAPTGRRLLRITKLIAPGREEKKIVELSKPSPKAVSAAAEPSDQSATNSKVQVKSLEEIMWEKRQLKQRQEEKLQKEAAAVPSPTEQAIKDKTAASGSPESSVVSGSAYQLPKRILVKSPGDGVESPGKGAAVSPGKRAAQLLEWKAETKRKECLKPLDGKATSPTKQPLKRKAAESHPSAVAAVKPLSATGGDTKEPSAKKAAVAVVPALPEDSLLSIRGREKPQTSPELHIGSQADSVAPSEVSSSTSASSQVAVKTRRLSSTGAGKAPLSVEDDFEKLIWEISGGKLEAEIDLDPGKDEDDLLMELSEMIDS, encoded by the exons ATGTCTAACCAAGGAGACGACTGctacttttatttctattccACCTGTAACAAG GGAGACAGCTGTTCCTTCCGCCACTGTGAAGCTGCTCTGGGAAATGAGACAGTCTGCACGCTCTGGCAGGAGGGTCGCTGTTTCAGGAATATCTGCAGATTCAGACACATGGAAATTGAT AAGAAACGCAGTGAGATTCCTTGCTACTGGGAGAATCAACCAGTTGGCTGTCAAAAATCCAACTGTGCTTTCCATCACACGAAAGGACGTTATGTTGATGGACTCTTCTTACCACCAAGCAAAA CTACGCTTCCAAGTCCACCTGAGTCTGCAGAAGATGATGTGAAAATGGCTCAGGcgtcactgcagcaaaacaaacTTTCTGTCCAGTCAAATCCCTCTCCGCAGCTGAGGGGGGTGATGAAAGTGGAAAACTCTGAAAATGTCCCAAGTCCTACACATCCTCCAGTTGTAATCAATGCTgcagatgatgatgaagatgatgatg ACCAGCTTTCTGAAGAAGGAGATGAAACTAAAACACCCGTCCAGCAACCGGCAACAGAAGCCAATAATGGATCGCGGATAATTTCCACTAGGAAATGCAGGGCTAATACAAAGCAAG aggacaatttaaattttggaataaaaacacttgaagaaatcaaattgaagaaactaaaggaaaaaacaaaaaaacaag AAGGTCCTTCAGGAGTTTCTGTTCCTCCACTCCAATCTCGGGCTATTCCTGtgccagaaaaggaaaatgtacgGACAGTAGTGAGAACTGTGACTCTGTCTACAAAGCAAG GGGAGGAGCCTGTGATTCAACTGAATCTTGGCGAGAGGATGGGAAAACGGAAAGCCTCTGTAG cTGGTAAAAGTGTCCTTCCGTTAAAGCGCAACCTTGCTGacaggctggggaagaagaTAGAGGTTCTGGAGAATGCTGACAAAGCACCAAAGAGAG TTCAAGTCCCCAGGTCTCTGAAGGAGAGGCTAGGACTGCCCTCTGAACAGAGCAGTACAGAGACAG AGAAGGCTGCTAAGCCAGCAGGAGAGATCCATGTGAAAACACTGGAGGAAATTCGACTTGAGAGAGCTCACCGGAGACGAGGAGAACCCCAAGTGAAACCCCAGGCAGAAGGACGTTGTAAAACAGAAGATCCCAGCTTGGGGGCAAGACCTTCCCCTGCAGTTTGTGTCAAAACTTTCTCAGGCTCcctggctgaaaaaaaccacaagcgATTGGAACGAGAGAAGCAAAAACCAGAAGAGTTTCCTACCGAGACAAAAGTTGAGAGCGAACCCAAGAAGCAGAGCATACTTGCTCCGTCTGTGCCCAGCCAAATGCGCCCAGCAGAGCTGACAGGTAAAGCCAAGCCAGCAGGAGAAGTGCGTGTTAAAACCTTGGAAGAAATCAAGCGGGAGAAAGCTCTGCGGATGCAGCAGAGTGGAGGAAAAGtgccagctccaccagcacaACCTGAACCTGCCCCGACAGGGAGGAGGTTGTTACGGATCACAAAGCTAATAG cacctggaagagaagaaaagaagatagTGGAATTGAGCAAGCCTTCTCCCAAAgctgtctctgcagctgcagag ccctctgatcagaGTGCAACTAATTCTAAAGTTCAAGTGAAGAGCCTTGAAGAGATAATGTGGGAGAAGCGGCAACTGAAGCAACGCCAAGAAGAGAAGCTTCAGAaggaagcagctgctgtgccaTCTCCTACTGAACAGGCAATCAAGGATAAAACTGCAGCATCAGGGAGTCCTGAATCCAGTGTGGTTTCAGGGTCAGCTTATCAGCTTCCAAAGAGGATATTGGTGAAATCTCCGGGAGATGGGGTTGAAAGCCCCGGAAAGGGTGCTGCCGTATCACCAGGGAAACGGGCAGCTCAACTTCTGGAATGGAAAGCTGAAA CCAAACGGAAGGAGTGCCTGAAGCCTTTGGATGGGAAAGCCACCTCTCCCACAAAGCAGCCACTGAAACGTAAGGCAGCCGAGAGTCATCCGTCTGCCGTGGCGGCTGTGAAGCCACTGAGTGCCACTGGTGGCGATACGAAGGAGCCTTCAgctaaaaaagcagctgtg GCTGTTGTTCCGGCTTTGCCAGAGGACAGCCTCCTCTCCATACGCGGGagagaaaaaccccaaaccag TCCTGAACTGCATATTGGAAGCCAAGCGGACTCTGTGGCACCGTCGGAGGTCTCAAGCTCGACCTCAGCTTCCTCACAAGTAGCAGTAAAGACACGCCGGTTGAGCTCCACAGGAGCTGGGAAAGCACCTTTATCTGTAGAAGATGACTTTGAGAAGCTTATTTGGGAAATCTCAGGAGGGAAACTGGAAGCAGAAATTGACCTGGACCCAGGGAAGGATGAGGATGATCTCCTCATGGAACTTTCTGAAATGATTGACAGCTGA
- the LOC104322712 gene encoding zinc finger CCCH domain-containing protein 11A-like isoform X4 yields MSNQGDDCYFYFYSTCNKGDSCSFRHCEAALGNETVCTLWQEGRCFRNICRFRHMEIDKKRSEIPCYWENQPVGCQKSNCAFHHTKGRYVDGLFLPPSKTTLPSPPESAEDDVKMAQASLQQNKLSVQSNPSPQLRGVMKVENSENVPSPTHPPVVINAADDDEDDDDQLSEEGDETKTPVQQPATEANNGSRIISTRKCRANTKQEDNLNFGIKTLEEIKLKKLKEKTKKQGPSGVSVPPLQSRAIPVPEKENVRTVVRTVTLSTKQGEEPVIQLNLGERMGKRKASVAGKSVLPLKRNLADRLGKKIEVLENADKAPKRVQVPRSLKERLGLPSEQSSTETEKAAKPAGEIHVKTLEEIRLERAHRRRGEPQVKPQAEGRCKTEDPSLGARPSPAVCVKTFSGSLAEKNHKRLEREKQKPEEFPTETKVESEPKKQSILAPSVPSQMRPAELTGKAKPAGEVRVKTLEEIKREKALRMQQSGGKVPAPPAQPEPAPTGRRLLRITKLIAPGREEKKIVELSKPSPKAVSAAAEPSDQSATNSKVQVKSLEEIMWEKRQLKQRQEEKLQKEAAAVPSPTEQAIKDKTAASGSPESSVVSGSAYQLPKRILVKSPGDGVESPGKGAAVSPGKRAAQLLEWKAETKRKECLKPLDGKATSPTKQPLKRKAAESHPSAVAAVKPLSATGGDTKEPSAKKAAVAVVPALPEDSLLSIRGREKPQTSPELHIGSQADSVAPSEVSSSTSASSQVAVKTRRLSSTGAGKAPLSVEDDFEKLIWEISGGKLEAEIDLDPGKDEDDLLMELSEMIDS; encoded by the exons ATGTCTAACCAAGGAGACGACTGctacttttatttctattccACCTGTAACAAG GGAGACAGCTGTTCCTTCCGCCACTGTGAAGCTGCTCTGGGAAATGAGACAGTCTGCACGCTCTGGCAGGAGGGTCGCTGTTTCAGGAATATCTGCAGATTCAGACACATGGAAATTGAT AAGAAACGCAGTGAGATTCCTTGCTACTGGGAGAATCAACCAGTTGGCTGTCAAAAATCCAACTGTGCTTTCCATCACACGAAAGGACGTTATGTTGATGGACTCTTCTTACCACCAAGCAAAA CTACGCTTCCAAGTCCACCTGAGTCTGCAGAAGATGATGTGAAAATGGCTCAGGcgtcactgcagcaaaacaaacTTTCTGTCCAGTCAAATCCCTCTCCGCAGCTGAGGGGGGTGATGAAAGTGGAAAACTCTGAAAATGTCCCAAGTCCTACACATCCTCCAGTTGTAATCAATGCTgcagatgatgatgaagatgatgatg ACCAGCTTTCTGAAGAAGGAGATGAAACTAAAACACCCGTCCAGCAACCGGCAACAGAAGCCAATAATGGATCGCGGATAATTTCCACTAGGAAATGCAGGGCTAATACAAAGCAAG aggacaatttaaattttggaataaaaacacttgaagaaatcaaattgaagaaactaaaggaaaaaacaaaaaaacaag GTCCTTCAGGAGTTTCTGTTCCTCCACTCCAATCTCGGGCTATTCCTGtgccagaaaaggaaaatgtacgGACAGTAGTGAGAACTGTGACTCTGTCTACAAAGCAAG GGGAGGAGCCTGTGATTCAACTGAATCTTGGCGAGAGGATGGGAAAACGGAAAGCCTCTGTAG cTGGTAAAAGTGTCCTTCCGTTAAAGCGCAACCTTGCTGacaggctggggaagaagaTAGAGGTTCTGGAGAATGCTGACAAAGCACCAAAGAGAG TTCAAGTCCCCAGGTCTCTGAAGGAGAGGCTAGGACTGCCCTCTGAACAGAGCAGTACAGAGACAG AGAAGGCTGCTAAGCCAGCAGGAGAGATCCATGTGAAAACACTGGAGGAAATTCGACTTGAGAGAGCTCACCGGAGACGAGGAGAACCCCAAGTGAAACCCCAGGCAGAAGGACGTTGTAAAACAGAAGATCCCAGCTTGGGGGCAAGACCTTCCCCTGCAGTTTGTGTCAAAACTTTCTCAGGCTCcctggctgaaaaaaaccacaagcgATTGGAACGAGAGAAGCAAAAACCAGAAGAGTTTCCTACCGAGACAAAAGTTGAGAGCGAACCCAAGAAGCAGAGCATACTTGCTCCGTCTGTGCCCAGCCAAATGCGCCCAGCAGAGCTGACAGGTAAAGCCAAGCCAGCAGGAGAAGTGCGTGTTAAAACCTTGGAAGAAATCAAGCGGGAGAAAGCTCTGCGGATGCAGCAGAGTGGAGGAAAAGtgccagctccaccagcacaACCTGAACCTGCCCCGACAGGGAGGAGGTTGTTACGGATCACAAAGCTAATAG cacctggaagagaagaaaagaagatagTGGAATTGAGCAAGCCTTCTCCCAAAgctgtctctgcagctgcagag ccctctgatcagaGTGCAACTAATTCTAAAGTTCAAGTGAAGAGCCTTGAAGAGATAATGTGGGAGAAGCGGCAACTGAAGCAACGCCAAGAAGAGAAGCTTCAGAaggaagcagctgctgtgccaTCTCCTACTGAACAGGCAATCAAGGATAAAACTGCAGCATCAGGGAGTCCTGAATCCAGTGTGGTTTCAGGGTCAGCTTATCAGCTTCCAAAGAGGATATTGGTGAAATCTCCGGGAGATGGGGTTGAAAGCCCCGGAAAGGGTGCTGCCGTATCACCAGGGAAACGGGCAGCTCAACTTCTGGAATGGAAAGCTGAAA CCAAACGGAAGGAGTGCCTGAAGCCTTTGGATGGGAAAGCCACCTCTCCCACAAAGCAGCCACTGAAACGTAAGGCAGCCGAGAGTCATCCGTCTGCCGTGGCGGCTGTGAAGCCACTGAGTGCCACTGGTGGCGATACGAAGGAGCCTTCAgctaaaaaagcagctgtg GCTGTTGTTCCGGCTTTGCCAGAGGACAGCCTCCTCTCCATACGCGGGagagaaaaaccccaaaccag TCCTGAACTGCATATTGGAAGCCAAGCGGACTCTGTGGCACCGTCGGAGGTCTCAAGCTCGACCTCAGCTTCCTCACAAGTAGCAGTAAAGACACGCCGGTTGAGCTCCACAGGAGCTGGGAAAGCACCTTTATCTGTAGAAGATGACTTTGAGAAGCTTATTTGGGAAATCTCAGGAGGGAAACTGGAAGCAGAAATTGACCTGGACCCAGGGAAGGATGAGGATGATCTCCTCATGGAACTTTCTGAAATGATTGACAGCTGA
- the LOC104322712 gene encoding zinc finger CCCH domain-containing protein 11A-like isoform X3: MSNQGDDCYFYFYSTCNKGDSCSFRHCEAALGNETVCTLWQEGRCFRNICRFRHMEIDKKRSEIPCYWENQPVGCQKSNCAFHHTKGRYVDGLFLPPSKTTLPSPPESAEDDVKMAQASLQQNKLSVQSNPSPQLRGVMKVENSENVPSPTHPPVVINAADDDEDDDDQLSEEGDETKTPVQQPATEANNGSRIISTRKCRANTKQEDNLNFGIKTLEEIKLKKLKEKTKKQGGPSGVSVPPLQSRAIPVPEKENVRTVVRTVTLSTKQGEEPVIQLNLGERMGKRKASVAGKSVLPLKRNLADRLGKKIEVLENADKAPKRVQVPRSLKERLGLPSEQSSTETEKAAKPAGEIHVKTLEEIRLERAHRRRGEPQVKPQAEGRCKTEDPSLGARPSPAVCVKTFSGSLAEKNHKRLEREKQKPEEFPTETKVESEPKKQSILAPSVPSQMRPAELTGKAKPAGEVRVKTLEEIKREKALRMQQSGGKVPAPPAQPEPAPTGRRLLRITKLIAPGREEKKIVELSKPSPKAVSAAAEPSDQSATNSKVQVKSLEEIMWEKRQLKQRQEEKLQKEAAAVPSPTEQAIKDKTAASGSPESSVVSGSAYQLPKRILVKSPGDGVESPGKGAAVSPGKRAAQLLEWKAETKRKECLKPLDGKATSPTKQPLKRKAAESHPSAVAAVKPLSATGGDTKEPSAKKAAVAVVPALPEDSLLSIRGREKPQTSPELHIGSQADSVAPSEVSSSTSASSQVAVKTRRLSSTGAGKAPLSVEDDFEKLIWEISGGKLEAEIDLDPGKDEDDLLMELSEMIDS; this comes from the exons ATGTCTAACCAAGGAGACGACTGctacttttatttctattccACCTGTAACAAG GGAGACAGCTGTTCCTTCCGCCACTGTGAAGCTGCTCTGGGAAATGAGACAGTCTGCACGCTCTGGCAGGAGGGTCGCTGTTTCAGGAATATCTGCAGATTCAGACACATGGAAATTGAT AAGAAACGCAGTGAGATTCCTTGCTACTGGGAGAATCAACCAGTTGGCTGTCAAAAATCCAACTGTGCTTTCCATCACACGAAAGGACGTTATGTTGATGGACTCTTCTTACCACCAAGCAAAA CTACGCTTCCAAGTCCACCTGAGTCTGCAGAAGATGATGTGAAAATGGCTCAGGcgtcactgcagcaaaacaaacTTTCTGTCCAGTCAAATCCCTCTCCGCAGCTGAGGGGGGTGATGAAAGTGGAAAACTCTGAAAATGTCCCAAGTCCTACACATCCTCCAGTTGTAATCAATGCTgcagatgatgatgaagatgatgatg ACCAGCTTTCTGAAGAAGGAGATGAAACTAAAACACCCGTCCAGCAACCGGCAACAGAAGCCAATAATGGATCGCGGATAATTTCCACTAGGAAATGCAGGGCTAATACAAAGCAAG aggacaatttaaattttggaataaaaacacttgaagaaatcaaattgaagaaactaaaggaaaaaacaaaaaaacaaggtG GTCCTTCAGGAGTTTCTGTTCCTCCACTCCAATCTCGGGCTATTCCTGtgccagaaaaggaaaatgtacgGACAGTAGTGAGAACTGTGACTCTGTCTACAAAGCAAG GGGAGGAGCCTGTGATTCAACTGAATCTTGGCGAGAGGATGGGAAAACGGAAAGCCTCTGTAG cTGGTAAAAGTGTCCTTCCGTTAAAGCGCAACCTTGCTGacaggctggggaagaagaTAGAGGTTCTGGAGAATGCTGACAAAGCACCAAAGAGAG TTCAAGTCCCCAGGTCTCTGAAGGAGAGGCTAGGACTGCCCTCTGAACAGAGCAGTACAGAGACAG AGAAGGCTGCTAAGCCAGCAGGAGAGATCCATGTGAAAACACTGGAGGAAATTCGACTTGAGAGAGCTCACCGGAGACGAGGAGAACCCCAAGTGAAACCCCAGGCAGAAGGACGTTGTAAAACAGAAGATCCCAGCTTGGGGGCAAGACCTTCCCCTGCAGTTTGTGTCAAAACTTTCTCAGGCTCcctggctgaaaaaaaccacaagcgATTGGAACGAGAGAAGCAAAAACCAGAAGAGTTTCCTACCGAGACAAAAGTTGAGAGCGAACCCAAGAAGCAGAGCATACTTGCTCCGTCTGTGCCCAGCCAAATGCGCCCAGCAGAGCTGACAGGTAAAGCCAAGCCAGCAGGAGAAGTGCGTGTTAAAACCTTGGAAGAAATCAAGCGGGAGAAAGCTCTGCGGATGCAGCAGAGTGGAGGAAAAGtgccagctccaccagcacaACCTGAACCTGCCCCGACAGGGAGGAGGTTGTTACGGATCACAAAGCTAATAG cacctggaagagaagaaaagaagatagTGGAATTGAGCAAGCCTTCTCCCAAAgctgtctctgcagctgcagag ccctctgatcagaGTGCAACTAATTCTAAAGTTCAAGTGAAGAGCCTTGAAGAGATAATGTGGGAGAAGCGGCAACTGAAGCAACGCCAAGAAGAGAAGCTTCAGAaggaagcagctgctgtgccaTCTCCTACTGAACAGGCAATCAAGGATAAAACTGCAGCATCAGGGAGTCCTGAATCCAGTGTGGTTTCAGGGTCAGCTTATCAGCTTCCAAAGAGGATATTGGTGAAATCTCCGGGAGATGGGGTTGAAAGCCCCGGAAAGGGTGCTGCCGTATCACCAGGGAAACGGGCAGCTCAACTTCTGGAATGGAAAGCTGAAA CCAAACGGAAGGAGTGCCTGAAGCCTTTGGATGGGAAAGCCACCTCTCCCACAAAGCAGCCACTGAAACGTAAGGCAGCCGAGAGTCATCCGTCTGCCGTGGCGGCTGTGAAGCCACTGAGTGCCACTGGTGGCGATACGAAGGAGCCTTCAgctaaaaaagcagctgtg GCTGTTGTTCCGGCTTTGCCAGAGGACAGCCTCCTCTCCATACGCGGGagagaaaaaccccaaaccag TCCTGAACTGCATATTGGAAGCCAAGCGGACTCTGTGGCACCGTCGGAGGTCTCAAGCTCGACCTCAGCTTCCTCACAAGTAGCAGTAAAGACACGCCGGTTGAGCTCCACAGGAGCTGGGAAAGCACCTTTATCTGTAGAAGATGACTTTGAGAAGCTTATTTGGGAAATCTCAGGAGGGAAACTGGAAGCAGAAATTGACCTGGACCCAGGGAAGGATGAGGATGATCTCCTCATGGAACTTTCTGAAATGATTGACAGCTGA
- the LOC104322712 gene encoding zinc finger CCCH domain-containing protein 11A-like isoform X1, with protein sequence MSNQGDDCYFYFYSTCNKGDSCSFRHCEAALGNETVCTLWQEGRCFRNICRFRHMEIDKKRSEIPCYWENQPVGCQKSNCAFHHTKGRYVDGLFLPPSKTTLPSPPESAEDDVKMAQASLQQNKLSVQSNPSPQLRGVMKVENSENVPSPTHPPVVINAADDDEDDDDQLSEEGDETKTPVQQPATEANNGSRIISTRKCRANTKQEDNLNFGIKTLEEIKLKKLKEKTKKQGEGPSGVSVPPLQSRAIPVPEKENVRTVVRTVTLSTKQGEEPVIQLNLGERMGKRKASVAGKSVLPLKRNLADRLGKKIEVLENADKAPKRVQVPRSLKERLGLPSEQSSTETEKAAKPAGEIHVKTLEEIRLERAHRRRGEPQVKPQAEGRCKTEDPSLGARPSPAVCVKTFSGSLAEKNHKRLEREKQKPEEFPTETKVESEPKKQSILAPSVPSQMRPAELTGKAKPAGEVRVKTLEEIKREKALRMQQSGGKVPAPPAQPEPAPTGRRLLRITKLIAPGREEKKIVELSKPSPKAVSAAAEPSDQSATNSKVQVKSLEEIMWEKRQLKQRQEEKLQKEAAAVPSPTEQAIKDKTAASGSPESSVVSGSAYQLPKRILVKSPGDGVESPGKGAAVSPGKRAAQLLEWKAETKRKECLKPLDGKATSPTKQPLKRKAAESHPSAVAAVKPLSATGGDTKEPSAKKAAVAVVPALPEDSLLSIRGREKPQTSPELHIGSQADSVAPSEVSSSTSASSQVAVKTRRLSSTGAGKAPLSVEDDFEKLIWEISGGKLEAEIDLDPGKDEDDLLMELSEMIDS encoded by the exons ATGTCTAACCAAGGAGACGACTGctacttttatttctattccACCTGTAACAAG GGAGACAGCTGTTCCTTCCGCCACTGTGAAGCTGCTCTGGGAAATGAGACAGTCTGCACGCTCTGGCAGGAGGGTCGCTGTTTCAGGAATATCTGCAGATTCAGACACATGGAAATTGAT AAGAAACGCAGTGAGATTCCTTGCTACTGGGAGAATCAACCAGTTGGCTGTCAAAAATCCAACTGTGCTTTCCATCACACGAAAGGACGTTATGTTGATGGACTCTTCTTACCACCAAGCAAAA CTACGCTTCCAAGTCCACCTGAGTCTGCAGAAGATGATGTGAAAATGGCTCAGGcgtcactgcagcaaaacaaacTTTCTGTCCAGTCAAATCCCTCTCCGCAGCTGAGGGGGGTGATGAAAGTGGAAAACTCTGAAAATGTCCCAAGTCCTACACATCCTCCAGTTGTAATCAATGCTgcagatgatgatgaagatgatgatg ACCAGCTTTCTGAAGAAGGAGATGAAACTAAAACACCCGTCCAGCAACCGGCAACAGAAGCCAATAATGGATCGCGGATAATTTCCACTAGGAAATGCAGGGCTAATACAAAGCAAG aggacaatttaaattttggaataaaaacacttgaagaaatcaaattgaagaaactaaaggaaaaaacaaaaaaacaaggtG AAGGTCCTTCAGGAGTTTCTGTTCCTCCACTCCAATCTCGGGCTATTCCTGtgccagaaaaggaaaatgtacgGACAGTAGTGAGAACTGTGACTCTGTCTACAAAGCAAG GGGAGGAGCCTGTGATTCAACTGAATCTTGGCGAGAGGATGGGAAAACGGAAAGCCTCTGTAG cTGGTAAAAGTGTCCTTCCGTTAAAGCGCAACCTTGCTGacaggctggggaagaagaTAGAGGTTCTGGAGAATGCTGACAAAGCACCAAAGAGAG TTCAAGTCCCCAGGTCTCTGAAGGAGAGGCTAGGACTGCCCTCTGAACAGAGCAGTACAGAGACAG AGAAGGCTGCTAAGCCAGCAGGAGAGATCCATGTGAAAACACTGGAGGAAATTCGACTTGAGAGAGCTCACCGGAGACGAGGAGAACCCCAAGTGAAACCCCAGGCAGAAGGACGTTGTAAAACAGAAGATCCCAGCTTGGGGGCAAGACCTTCCCCTGCAGTTTGTGTCAAAACTTTCTCAGGCTCcctggctgaaaaaaaccacaagcgATTGGAACGAGAGAAGCAAAAACCAGAAGAGTTTCCTACCGAGACAAAAGTTGAGAGCGAACCCAAGAAGCAGAGCATACTTGCTCCGTCTGTGCCCAGCCAAATGCGCCCAGCAGAGCTGACAGGTAAAGCCAAGCCAGCAGGAGAAGTGCGTGTTAAAACCTTGGAAGAAATCAAGCGGGAGAAAGCTCTGCGGATGCAGCAGAGTGGAGGAAAAGtgccagctccaccagcacaACCTGAACCTGCCCCGACAGGGAGGAGGTTGTTACGGATCACAAAGCTAATAG cacctggaagagaagaaaagaagatagTGGAATTGAGCAAGCCTTCTCCCAAAgctgtctctgcagctgcagag ccctctgatcagaGTGCAACTAATTCTAAAGTTCAAGTGAAGAGCCTTGAAGAGATAATGTGGGAGAAGCGGCAACTGAAGCAACGCCAAGAAGAGAAGCTTCAGAaggaagcagctgctgtgccaTCTCCTACTGAACAGGCAATCAAGGATAAAACTGCAGCATCAGGGAGTCCTGAATCCAGTGTGGTTTCAGGGTCAGCTTATCAGCTTCCAAAGAGGATATTGGTGAAATCTCCGGGAGATGGGGTTGAAAGCCCCGGAAAGGGTGCTGCCGTATCACCAGGGAAACGGGCAGCTCAACTTCTGGAATGGAAAGCTGAAA CCAAACGGAAGGAGTGCCTGAAGCCTTTGGATGGGAAAGCCACCTCTCCCACAAAGCAGCCACTGAAACGTAAGGCAGCCGAGAGTCATCCGTCTGCCGTGGCGGCTGTGAAGCCACTGAGTGCCACTGGTGGCGATACGAAGGAGCCTTCAgctaaaaaagcagctgtg GCTGTTGTTCCGGCTTTGCCAGAGGACAGCCTCCTCTCCATACGCGGGagagaaaaaccccaaaccag TCCTGAACTGCATATTGGAAGCCAAGCGGACTCTGTGGCACCGTCGGAGGTCTCAAGCTCGACCTCAGCTTCCTCACAAGTAGCAGTAAAGACACGCCGGTTGAGCTCCACAGGAGCTGGGAAAGCACCTTTATCTGTAGAAGATGACTTTGAGAAGCTTATTTGGGAAATCTCAGGAGGGAAACTGGAAGCAGAAATTGACCTGGACCCAGGGAAGGATGAGGATGATCTCCTCATGGAACTTTCTGAAATGATTGACAGCTGA